Proteins from one Natrinema salinisoli genomic window:
- a CDS encoding phosphoglycerol geranylgeranyltransferase: MTTPWDDWNHILKIDPDKELPEGVTYGDLCATGTDAIEVGGTMGITEENMSAVIDACAEHDVALYQEPSNPDVVLEDDALDGYLIPTVFNAGSPFWITEAHKEWVRLEGDLDWERTTTEAYIVMNPEADVATLTEANCDLDADDVGAYATVAEHMFGQEIVYVEYSGMLGDEGVVEAAAEATDESTLFYGGGIHDYDSAYAMAQYADVIVVGDLAHDEGIDAVRETVEAANDV; this comes from the coding sequence ATGACTACCCCCTGGGACGACTGGAACCACATTCTCAAGATCGACCCGGACAAGGAGTTACCCGAGGGCGTTACCTACGGTGACCTCTGCGCCACGGGTACCGACGCGATCGAGGTCGGCGGGACGATGGGCATCACCGAGGAGAACATGAGCGCCGTCATCGACGCCTGCGCCGAACACGACGTCGCCCTCTATCAGGAACCGTCGAATCCCGACGTCGTCCTCGAGGACGACGCGCTGGACGGCTACCTCATCCCGACCGTCTTCAACGCCGGCTCGCCGTTCTGGATCACCGAAGCGCACAAGGAGTGGGTCCGACTCGAGGGCGATCTCGACTGGGAGCGAACGACGACCGAGGCGTACATCGTGATGAACCCCGAGGCCGACGTCGCGACGCTGACGGAGGCGAACTGCGACCTCGACGCCGACGACGTCGGTGCCTACGCGACGGTCGCCGAACACATGTTCGGGCAGGAGATCGTGTACGTCGAGTACTCCGGCATGCTCGGCGACGAAGGGGTCGTCGAAGCCGCCGCCGAGGCCACCGACGAGTCGACGCTGTTCTACGGCGGCGGGATCCACGACTACGACTCGGCGTACGCGATGGCCCAGTACGCCGACGTCATCGTCGTCGGGGACCTCGCGCACGACGAGGGTATCGATGCGGTTCGGGAAACAGTCGAGGCGGCCAACGACGTCTGA
- a CDS encoding SIR2 family NAD-dependent protein deacylase: MSDLERLADDVRSADTVVAFTGAGISAPSGVPTFRGDDGVWDKFDEGQFAYGRFQRDPEGFWTDRVELQREMFDGDFEPNAAHEALAAMGRDGDLEAILTQNTDGLHGEAAAASNETGGAETDEEATILELHGNSQRVRCTECGKRRDGDPIFERAADGELPPTCDCGGVFKPDVVLFGEQLPGAVIQRARSLARDSDVFLAIGSSLVVEPAASLPRLAASTGATVGIVNLESTPCDGIADIVYREDVTDALPRLRDLVLE, encoded by the coding sequence ATGAGCGATCTCGAGCGACTCGCCGACGACGTCCGAAGCGCGGACACGGTCGTGGCCTTCACCGGGGCCGGTATCTCGGCACCATCGGGCGTGCCGACGTTCCGCGGCGACGACGGCGTCTGGGACAAATTCGACGAGGGACAGTTCGCCTACGGCCGGTTCCAGCGCGATCCCGAAGGGTTCTGGACCGACCGCGTCGAGCTCCAGCGGGAGATGTTCGACGGCGACTTCGAGCCGAACGCGGCCCACGAAGCGCTGGCCGCGATGGGGCGAGACGGCGATCTCGAGGCGATCTTGACCCAGAACACGGACGGGTTACACGGCGAGGCGGCGGCGGCCAGTAACGAAACGGGCGGCGCGGAAACTGACGAAGAGGCGACCATCCTCGAACTCCACGGCAACTCCCAGCGGGTTCGCTGTACCGAGTGCGGAAAGCGCAGGGACGGCGATCCGATCTTCGAGCGCGCGGCCGACGGCGAGCTGCCACCGACCTGTGACTGCGGGGGCGTCTTCAAACCGGACGTCGTCCTCTTCGGCGAACAGCTGCCGGGGGCCGTCATCCAGCGTGCGCGGTCGCTCGCCCGCGACAGCGACGTCTTCCTCGCGATCGGGTCGTCGCTCGTCGTGGAGCCCGCCGCCTCGCTGCCCCGACTCGCCGCGTCGACCGGCGCGACGGTCGGGATCGTCAATCTCGAGTCGACCCCGTGTGACGGTATCGCGGACATCGTCTATCGGGAAGACGTGACGGACGCCCTTCCTCGGTTACGGGACCTCGTTCTCGAGTAA
- the aspS gene encoding aspartate--tRNA(Asn) ligase translates to MQDRTYTADAEPGDHVTVAGWVHEIRDLGGIAFLILRDTSGKIQIKFEKDEMDDELVETGLDASRESVVKVSGAVEEEPRAPTGVEVTPDAVEVIAPADPELPLDPSEKVDADLSTRLDNRTLDLRKDDVQTIFEIRSDVLRAVRDQFREFDCTEINTPKIVATGTEGGTELFPITYFGEEAFMNQSPQLFKQLIAGSNVERVFEIGPIFRAEEHNTPRHLNEATSIDFEGAFCDHTDAMDVAEGIVKASYEAVQENFGDELEALDLAEDFEVPEGDFPRISYEEAIERINATGELDEQLVWGDDLSTPAEEALGQDVGGHYFITDWPSEIKPFYIKDHDDDPELSTGFDLMHPRMELVSGGQREHRHEKLIEGFEQQGLDPDQFEYYTKMFKYGMPPHAGFGLGGERLIMTILGLDNIREAVLFPRDRQRLSP, encoded by the coding sequence ATGCAGGATAGAACCTACACTGCCGACGCCGAGCCGGGTGACCACGTGACGGTCGCCGGCTGGGTCCACGAGATCCGCGATCTCGGGGGCATCGCATTCCTGATTCTCCGGGACACTTCCGGGAAGATCCAGATCAAGTTCGAAAAGGACGAGATGGACGACGAGCTCGTCGAAACGGGGCTCGACGCCTCCCGCGAGAGCGTCGTCAAGGTCTCCGGCGCGGTCGAGGAGGAGCCGCGCGCGCCGACGGGCGTCGAAGTCACGCCCGACGCCGTCGAGGTCATCGCGCCCGCCGATCCCGAACTGCCGCTCGATCCCTCGGAGAAGGTCGACGCCGACCTTTCAACGCGACTGGACAACCGCACACTCGACCTCCGAAAGGACGACGTTCAGACGATTTTCGAGATTCGCTCGGACGTGCTGCGGGCCGTCCGCGACCAGTTCCGCGAGTTCGACTGTACGGAGATCAACACGCCGAAAATCGTCGCCACCGGGACGGAGGGCGGTACCGAACTCTTCCCGATCACCTACTTCGGCGAGGAGGCCTTCATGAACCAGTCGCCGCAGTTGTTCAAGCAGCTGATCGCGGGCTCGAACGTCGAGCGCGTCTTCGAGATCGGTCCGATCTTCCGCGCCGAGGAACACAACACGCCCCGACACCTGAACGAGGCCACCTCGATCGACTTCGAGGGCGCATTCTGTGATCACACCGACGCCATGGACGTCGCCGAAGGCATCGTCAAAGCGTCCTACGAGGCAGTGCAGGAGAACTTCGGCGACGAACTCGAGGCGCTCGACCTCGCCGAGGACTTCGAGGTTCCAGAGGGTGATTTCCCCCGTATCAGCTACGAGGAGGCCATCGAACGCATCAACGCGACGGGCGAACTCGACGAGCAACTCGTCTGGGGCGACGATCTCTCGACGCCGGCCGAGGAAGCCCTCGGTCAGGACGTCGGGGGCCATTACTTCATCACCGATTGGCCAAGCGAGATCAAGCCGTTCTACATCAAGGATCACGACGACGATCCGGAGCTGTCGACCGGCTTCGACCTGATGCACCCGCGCATGGAACTGGTCTCGGGCGGCCAGCGCGAACACCGCCACGAGAAGCTCATCGAGGGCTTCGAACAGCAGGGCCTCGACCCCGACCAGTTCGAGTACTACACGAAGATGTTCAAGTACGGCATGCCGCCCCACGCCGGCTTCGGCCTCGGCGGCGAGCGCCTGATCATGACGATCCTCGGACTCGACAACATCCGAGAAGCGGTGCTGTTCCCGCGAGACCGGCAGCGACTGAGTCCATAG